The following proteins are encoded in a genomic region of Terriglobia bacterium:
- a CDS encoding ImmA/IrrE family metallo-endopeptidase, with translation MKKLGLSDLAVNAAWPRWWSDEADSSASARVELRFSLARKLGMDPHSLLDDQQQPRFVWRDEARFKHLSGESEIEQSAITSFGKAIGSVLITASPAAVPITGASAEKLRQAILSDKQPYVRLVDLLSLCWSTGIPVVHLRVFPWPQKRMAAMTVQVKDRFVILLGKDSMYPAQIAFYLAHEIGHISLSHLTSDRVIVDLEPPTPTLDEDDTEEAAADHFALELLTGDARPTVLPSGPRYSARELARVALASAEALKVEPGTLALCFGYSTNDWATANASLQRIYSSPKSVWNEVNNLALTQLALERVPDDSADYLNAILGVNPS, from the coding sequence TTGAAAAAGCTGGGCCTCAGCGATTTAGCAGTAAACGCTGCCTGGCCGCGATGGTGGAGTGACGAAGCCGATAGTTCCGCCTCGGCGCGTGTGGAACTGCGTTTTTCCCTAGCCAGAAAACTCGGGATGGACCCGCATTCGCTTCTAGACGATCAACAGCAACCCAGATTTGTTTGGCGGGACGAGGCGCGATTCAAACATCTATCGGGCGAAAGCGAGATTGAGCAATCAGCAATAACGTCATTTGGTAAAGCAATTGGTTCTGTTTTAATCACCGCATCCCCGGCTGCTGTGCCAATCACCGGCGCTAGTGCTGAAAAACTGCGTCAGGCGATCCTCAGTGACAAGCAGCCCTATGTGCGATTAGTCGATCTCCTCTCGCTTTGCTGGTCTACTGGCATCCCGGTCGTACACCTCAGGGTCTTTCCGTGGCCACAGAAGCGCATGGCTGCTATGACAGTTCAGGTGAAAGACCGCTTTGTGATTCTCTTGGGGAAGGACTCAATGTACCCTGCGCAGATTGCGTTTTACCTTGCGCACGAAATCGGGCATATATCCCTTTCTCATCTCACGTCGGACCGCGTAATAGTTGATCTAGAGCCGCCAACCCCTACGCTTGATGAAGATGACACAGAAGAGGCTGCAGCAGACCACTTCGCGCTCGAATTGCTCACCGGCGATGCGCGGCCAACTGTACTGCCTTCGGGCCCGCGGTACAGCGCCCGTGAACTCGCTCGTGTTGCGTTGGCCTCAGCAGAGGCGCTCAAAGTAGAACCAGGTACCCTGGCGCTTTGCTTCGGCTATTCCACAAACGATTGGGCAACTGCCAATGCATCTTTGCAGCGCATTTACTCATCCCCAAAAAGCGTTTGGAATGAAGTGAACAACCTCGCCTTAACGCAACTCGCCTTGGAACGAGTTCCCGATGACTCCGCTGACTACCTGAACGCCATCCTTGGGGTCAACCCCTCATGA
- a CDS encoding bis-aminopropyl spermidine synthase family protein: MAEDTDIDLRAAVNAISDVVQNRPRPLRVFDQIYMKTGDMVLQSELVARWSDGKKLAFIGDGDAISVCVAYLHSRKIINYGPSQITVFDFDERICGAITRFADSERLEQIRAELYNCLDAFPGPTDFDCFYTNPPWGASNEGESVKVFAQRGLEATGYKGEGMIVIADDPELEWPKRVLANVQSFAIQSGFFVQRMMPQLHYYHLDDAPNLRSCNLILKALPDNRSPGESQSIGDPTRLAHFYGRDNPPRVRYVREKERLDYGKAHEDEYSLELMEDGDGTNH; encoded by the coding sequence ATGGCTGAGGATACCGATATAGATCTGCGAGCCGCTGTCAACGCAATTTCTGATGTCGTCCAGAATAGGCCTAGGCCACTACGAGTGTTCGACCAGATTTATATGAAGACTGGAGACATGGTTCTTCAGAGTGAACTGGTGGCGCGGTGGTCAGATGGCAAGAAACTCGCTTTTATCGGAGATGGCGATGCGATCAGTGTTTGTGTTGCGTATCTTCACAGCCGAAAGATCATCAATTACGGACCTTCTCAGATCACAGTGTTTGATTTCGATGAGAGGATATGTGGGGCGATTACGCGGTTTGCAGACAGCGAACGCCTCGAACAAATCCGCGCAGAATTGTATAACTGCCTGGATGCATTTCCTGGCCCAACAGATTTCGATTGTTTTTACACAAACCCACCTTGGGGGGCAAGCAATGAGGGCGAAAGCGTCAAAGTGTTTGCCCAGCGGGGGCTTGAAGCCACTGGTTACAAGGGAGAGGGAATGATTGTGATTGCGGACGATCCCGAGCTGGAGTGGCCGAAGCGCGTGCTGGCGAATGTGCAGAGCTTCGCGATCCAATCGGGGTTTTTCGTACAAAGGATGATGCCCCAGCTACACTACTATCACCTCGACGATGCCCCAAATCTCCGCTCCTGCAACCTGATACTCAAAGCGCTGCCTGATAATCGATCCCCAGGAGAAAGCCAAAGTATTGGTGATCCCACTCGGTTGGCCCACTTCTACGGGCGTGACAATCCACCGCGAGTGCGGTACGTCCGCGAGAAAGAACGACTGGATTACGGAAAAGCGCACGAGGATGAGTACTCCCTTGAATTGATGGAGGATGGCGATGGCACCAATCATTAA
- a CDS encoding AAA family ATPase, translating to MKDAQHATLLTYSRSDMGRVVLLTGAPGVGKSTLRGALAKRLSGLQAFDYGMLLLERKKGHGITIPYSELREKSSAIVTPADVGSVDDWVIGRVSELRQHSDVILDSHALTAEQYGLRAIPFSADQLRQLKLDAVLVLRCEPATLLKRIHDKPEGRRDITEDLMRELQILQEAVGISYAIACGCPIFIIDVSERSQEQVTEMAMQVLGTVGLGCIG from the coding sequence ATGAAAGACGCGCAACATGCCACCTTGTTGACTTATAGTAGGTCAGATATGGGGAGAGTAGTCCTATTGACTGGCGCACCTGGTGTCGGCAAGAGTACCTTGCGCGGTGCACTGGCAAAACGCTTATCTGGATTGCAGGCATTCGACTACGGCATGCTTCTGCTGGAGCGCAAGAAAGGGCATGGGATCACGATCCCCTATTCGGAGCTGCGCGAGAAGTCTTCCGCAATCGTTACGCCGGCTGACGTGGGCAGCGTCGATGACTGGGTAATCGGAAGAGTAAGTGAGTTGCGGCAACACTCCGATGTCATACTGGATTCGCATGCTTTGACTGCAGAGCAATATGGTCTTCGAGCGATTCCATTCTCGGCGGATCAACTGCGACAGCTGAAACTCGATGCTGTGCTGGTGTTGAGGTGTGAACCGGCCACGCTGCTAAAGCGGATTCATGACAAACCGGAGGGGCGACGGGACATTACGGAAGATTTGATGAGGGAATTACAGATACTGCAAGAGGCAGTGGGGATTTCGTATGCCATCGCGTGTGGGTGCCCAATATTTATTATCGATGTTAGTGAAAGAAGTCAGGAGCAGGTTACAGAAATGGCCATGCAGGTATTGGGGACTGTCGGACTGGGGTGTATTGGTTAG
- a CDS encoding ssDNA-binding domain-containing protein, with protein sequence MLLKDTSKTKNNQELVKASIDALVKALEAGHSDALSAYLTAMSQFPNYSFQNILLIASQRPTATRVAGIRSWNELGRRVKRGEKGIMIFAPMIGYKRNASDGDQSQQSDARTDKPEPRLVGFRAVYVFDVGQTEGAELPELGSTFKGEVGDKLDKLADFTTGQGIKLEYSDKIAPARGMSYGGLIRILPDMEPSETLATFVHELAHEMLHRAERRTLTTKTVRETEAEAVAFVVCHALGLQTGTGSSDYIQLYHGDANLLRESLEVVQRTSTVILGAISPRDAVSTPATTEVL encoded by the coding sequence ATGTTATTGAAGGATACAAGCAAAACAAAAAACAATCAGGAACTCGTTAAGGCCAGCATCGATGCTCTGGTTAAGGCTTTGGAAGCCGGACACAGTGACGCACTCTCTGCCTACCTCACGGCCATGTCTCAATTTCCCAACTACAGTTTTCAGAACATTCTTTTGATTGCCAGCCAGCGCCCGACAGCAACGAGGGTTGCAGGTATTCGCTCATGGAACGAGTTGGGCCGAAGAGTGAAACGCGGGGAAAAGGGCATCATGATCTTTGCCCCCATGATTGGCTACAAGCGCAATGCCAGCGACGGCGACCAGAGCCAGCAGAGCGATGCCAGAACCGACAAGCCAGAGCCGCGTTTGGTCGGTTTTCGTGCCGTGTACGTGTTCGATGTTGGCCAGACCGAAGGCGCAGAACTGCCGGAACTTGGCAGCACATTCAAGGGCGAAGTAGGCGACAAGCTGGACAAATTGGCCGACTTTACGACTGGCCAGGGAATCAAGCTGGAATATTCCGACAAGATTGCACCCGCGAGGGGCATGTCTTACGGCGGTTTGATTCGCATTCTGCCGGACATGGAGCCGTCCGAAACGCTGGCCACGTTTGTGCATGAATTGGCGCACGAGATGTTGCACAGAGCCGAACGCCGCACTCTGACAACCAAGACCGTGCGGGAAACCGAGGCCGAAGCTGTGGCCTTTGTGGTCTGTCATGCTCTGGGACTTCAGACCGGAACAGGTTCGAGCGATTACATTCAGCTTTATCACGGTGACGCAAACCTACTGAGAGAGAGTCTTGAAGTAGTCCAGCGCACGTCCACCGTTATCCTTGGGGCGATCAGCCCCAGGGATGCGGTAAGCACCCCAGCAACGACGGAGGTGCTGTAA
- a CDS encoding DUF429 domain-containing protein, which yields MIQEGDRHSPFLAGVDGCKSGWIVASETRSGQVAVDVVSCFSEVLRRDYRLLVVDVPIGLLEHGTRLADQKARGLLKQRACCVFTAPLRPMLDCADYPDARKLRLQIEGKSLTRQAWAIMPKIKEVDAILTPQAQARIREGHPEVSFAHMNGGKALANSKHTANGRSDRISLLTAHFPEIVSLVQTHSRVAEDVIDACAMLWSAHRIYNRQALALPEKSLADARGLLMQIWV from the coding sequence GTGATTCAAGAAGGCGATCGTCATAGCCCGTTCCTGGCTGGAGTGGACGGGTGCAAATCCGGCTGGATAGTTGCCTCAGAGACTCGCAGCGGACAGGTTGCGGTCGATGTCGTCTCTTGTTTTTCGGAAGTCCTACGTCGAGACTATCGGTTGCTGGTCGTTGATGTCCCCATTGGCTTGCTCGAACACGGCACACGATTGGCTGACCAAAAGGCGCGCGGTTTACTCAAACAGCGAGCCTGCTGTGTTTTTACTGCGCCGCTTCGTCCGATGTTGGATTGTGCCGACTATCCTGATGCGCGGAAATTGAGACTGCAAATTGAAGGAAAGTCGCTTACGAGGCAAGCCTGGGCGATTATGCCCAAGATCAAGGAAGTTGACGCGATCTTGACCCCTCAAGCTCAGGCACGGATCAGAGAAGGCCATCCAGAGGTAAGCTTTGCTCACATGAATGGTGGTAAGGCACTCGCTAATTCGAAACATACGGCGAATGGCCGATCTGACAGGATCAGTTTGCTCACGGCCCACTTTCCCGAGATTGTGTCCCTCGTGCAGACCCATAGTCGTGTTGCCGAAGATGTGATTGATGCGTGCGCAATGCTTTGGAGTGCACATCGCATTTACAACAGGCAAGCATTGGCACTACCAGAGAAATCGCTTGCAGATGCACGCGGCTTGTTAATGCAAATATGGGTGTGA
- a CDS encoding GNAT family N-acetyltransferase, giving the protein MTENEAKEIAELLNTRNQLVRKYTAHDVMEKAENYEYESRDNRVVACVEREKLQWYQWEIRHLSVSPKCEGKGLASIVYKRAESTARAGGAAILQCTIRQGNERSEAFFTRHGFSKIGSFVYQLTGNTVGIWQKILRPVPE; this is encoded by the coding sequence ATGACTGAGAACGAAGCGAAAGAGATTGCAGAGTTGTTGAACACGCGGAATCAACTCGTCAGAAAATACACCGCTCATGACGTGATGGAGAAAGCGGAGAACTACGAGTATGAGAGTCGCGATAACAGAGTTGTGGCCTGCGTTGAAAGAGAGAAGTTGCAGTGGTACCAGTGGGAAATTCGCCACCTCTCAGTTTCGCCAAAATGCGAAGGGAAGGGGCTAGCCTCGATCGTGTACAAGCGCGCAGAAAGCACTGCACGCGCAGGCGGTGCTGCCATTCTCCAATGTACGATTCGACAAGGGAACGAAAGGAGCGAAGCCTTTTTTACAAGACATGGGTTTTCGAAAATAGGCAGTTTCGTCTATCAGCTGACCGGGAATACCGTTGGCATCTGGCAAAAGATCCTGCGTCCGGTGCCTGAGTAG
- a CDS encoding alkaline phosphatase D family protein, with protein MAPVTRRQFLKTAMLVSASGVWAKHFATASTLSWHERRDLFPEGVASGDPNSNSVLLWTRRSPEGRPQPSHLMLEVAEDQDFHRVVATQSVPISAEADWTCRVLVGGLKPARFYWYRFTDSDGNGSRIGRTRTAPDDHDPRPVRFAFVSCQNANLGAQNAYRRMIYEDDRAPEAEKLGFVLHLGDFIYELVWYPEDRKTYYARQVRDIVRYPHGEKVSDFHIPTTVEDYRAIYKAYLHDPELQDARAHFPFVPMWDNHEFSWQGWQSFQKFGSKTFPAQTRKVAAMQAFFEYQPARMIKSSGPSLATFGPPKVVDAPITKFDEHGLGQEPNNLAAIGSLRGYRSLRWGRNLDLIITDERSYRTEDPFARHETDGLDDKDFSLFTAQEVIEILDGGRGYNNGKPPQNIRFGDKEIPNFRKDEPPQSILGAEQKAWFLEQLKNSKATWKIWGSTTGTLEERVDPQNLPEGLAAKKWPGEGYALTLAGDVSTAFLERGEIYDFVRDHGITGFATVAGDLHSFWAGLSAKSLPPKKFEPVGLAFVTGSISAPGGWEANQYRFPKDEPLRPLWVGQGPQDQAPQPMINMLLRHGVRSCLEYVKSGDINKAREQSNPQMSPHLSFVDTGGHGYAVVRVSNNDLETEFVCIERPVNRHDQPDGGPLNYRVKFRSPLWRKGETPKLDTKVVEGDPRFSV; from the coding sequence ATGGCTCCTGTTACGAGACGACAATTTTTGAAAACCGCCATGCTTGTCAGTGCTTCGGGTGTCTGGGCAAAGCACTTCGCAACGGCATCAACCCTGTCATGGCATGAACGGCGCGACCTCTTTCCTGAGGGAGTCGCGTCGGGAGATCCAAACAGCAATAGCGTCCTGTTGTGGACGCGCAGGTCACCCGAGGGCCGACCACAACCATCGCACCTGATGCTGGAGGTGGCGGAAGACCAGGATTTTCACCGGGTAGTGGCGACGCAGAGCGTCCCAATCTCAGCGGAGGCCGATTGGACCTGCCGGGTCCTGGTGGGAGGGCTAAAGCCTGCTCGGTTCTACTGGTATCGCTTCACTGACAGTGATGGAAATGGCAGTCGCATCGGCCGCACCCGCACTGCGCCGGACGATCATGATCCGCGGCCAGTTCGTTTTGCGTTTGTAAGCTGTCAAAATGCAAACCTCGGTGCGCAAAACGCCTACCGAAGAATGATTTATGAGGACGACCGCGCTCCTGAGGCGGAGAAACTCGGTTTTGTCCTGCATCTTGGCGACTTCATCTACGAGCTGGTCTGGTACCCCGAAGACCGCAAGACATACTACGCCCGTCAAGTGCGGGACATCGTCCGTTATCCGCACGGCGAAAAAGTATCGGACTTTCACATCCCCACCACGGTGGAGGATTATCGTGCCATCTATAAGGCGTATCTGCACGACCCTGAGCTGCAAGACGCGCGTGCACATTTTCCGTTTGTGCCCATGTGGGACAACCACGAGTTCAGCTGGCAGGGATGGCAGAGTTTCCAAAAGTTTGGATCGAAGACTTTTCCGGCCCAGACGCGAAAAGTGGCAGCCATGCAGGCGTTCTTCGAGTATCAGCCAGCGCGGATGATCAAGTCCAGCGGCCCTTCGCTGGCCACCTTCGGTCCACCCAAAGTAGTCGATGCTCCGATCACAAAGTTTGACGAGCACGGCCTGGGCCAGGAACCGAACAACCTCGCTGCAATCGGAAGCTTGAGGGGCTATCGCAGTTTGCGGTGGGGCCGCAATCTTGACCTGATCATTACTGACGAGCGCAGCTATCGAACAGAAGACCCATTCGCTCGTCACGAGACGGACGGCCTCGACGACAAAGACTTCAGCCTTTTCACGGCCCAGGAAGTGATCGAGATCCTGGATGGCGGCCGCGGCTACAACAACGGAAAACCTCCCCAAAACATACGCTTTGGAGACAAGGAAATTCCCAATTTCCGCAAAGACGAGCCTCCGCAAAGCATCTTGGGCGCGGAGCAAAAAGCCTGGTTCCTGGAACAGCTCAAGAACTCGAAGGCAACGTGGAAAATCTGGGGAAGCACTACCGGAACCTTGGAGGAGCGGGTTGATCCCCAGAACCTGCCCGAGGGACTGGCAGCCAAAAAGTGGCCGGGAGAGGGCTACGCGCTCACGTTGGCCGGCGATGTTTCGACTGCCTTCCTGGAAAGAGGCGAGATTTATGATTTCGTCCGGGATCATGGCATTACGGGCTTTGCCACCGTGGCAGGCGACCTTCATTCCTTTTGGGCCGGCCTTTCTGCCAAGTCCCTGCCACCTAAGAAGTTTGAACCGGTAGGCCTGGCTTTTGTCACCGGCTCCATTTCAGCCCCGGGAGGATGGGAAGCCAATCAATATCGCTTCCCAAAGGACGAACCGCTTCGCCCCCTTTGGGTTGGACAAGGGCCCCAGGATCAGGCCCCCCAGCCTATGATCAACATGCTTCTGCGGCATGGCGTGCGGTCTTGTCTGGAATACGTCAAGTCCGGCGACATCAACAAGGCCAGGGAACAATCCAATCCGCAAATGTCTCCCCATCTTTCTTTTGTCGATACGGGCGGGCACGGATATGCAGTGGTCCGCGTCAGCAACAATGACCTGGAGACTGAATTTGTATGCATCGAACGCCCCGTCAATCGACACGATCAACCCGACGGCGGCCCTCTCAACTATCGAGTCAAGTTCCGTTCACCCCTATGGCGTAAGGGCGAGACACCGAAGCTGGATACCAAAGTCGTCGAAGGTGATCCACGGTTTTCCGTCTGA
- a CDS encoding tetratricopeptide repeat protein, with protein sequence MRATRRIIGLSLILAMAAGSASAGDQKPDGNEKQSAKDKTSASAKDDLFFDEAFYHAYQGQFFEAIQRLDTELEQYHRLDEPGLDTLHRNIGEAEFSVGDFELDYRMHYKAGRAIKRVLEGAVDEAVRNEAAFRLARIHFQKDQLDDALQALGRIQGTVPPKIKNDVEFLRANIYMATGKPNDAIEVLNHLQNDPSLAGFVAYNLGIAQLQAGKQQEAVEQLNKAGQLSANDPAGLAIRDKANLVLGSILFESGNFERSKQALDRVRLDGPFSNEALLRAGWADTSSKQFDRALVPWNILADREPTDVAVQEALLAVPHTYADLKLYGRAALTYGRALETYSGQIEKIDASINSIKEGLFLKALIREESREDQTWVIRLRGLPGAPETYYLMALMASHDFQTALHNYLDLEDLRSKLTGYQTSLEAFDDIIRLRKQNYEPLLPEIDAKFRELDSRMRVRLQQRKEFDDRLHAMLIAPRPDFLATPDERTASERIAVIEKQIGNSDSPEALALRQRLARLRGVLTWRVETEYPKRLTAAFDHLNELNTQVDVLNQQHEAFVRTRQAATHSYVGYDAQIAQLRKRVGSALKNVDLLMARQGEMIENVAINQLEARRDRLVAQQIQARFGVADSYDRASRAQSGGGGR encoded by the coding sequence ATGCGAGCGACTCGCCGCATAATAGGACTCAGTCTCATCCTGGCCATGGCTGCCGGCTCCGCCTCGGCTGGAGACCAGAAGCCGGATGGGAACGAGAAGCAGTCTGCGAAGGATAAGACGTCTGCGAGCGCGAAAGACGATCTCTTTTTCGACGAAGCGTTTTATCACGCCTACCAGGGCCAGTTTTTCGAAGCAATCCAGCGGCTCGACACTGAACTCGAACAGTACCATCGGCTGGACGAGCCCGGACTCGATACTCTTCACCGCAACATCGGCGAGGCCGAATTCTCGGTGGGCGATTTTGAGCTCGACTACCGCATGCACTACAAAGCTGGGCGGGCCATCAAGAGGGTGCTTGAAGGCGCCGTGGATGAAGCCGTACGAAACGAAGCCGCTTTCAGGCTCGCCCGCATTCACTTCCAGAAAGACCAGCTTGACGATGCATTGCAGGCGCTCGGACGGATCCAGGGCACTGTCCCCCCAAAGATAAAGAACGATGTTGAGTTTCTGCGGGCGAACATCTATATGGCGACAGGCAAGCCGAACGACGCCATTGAAGTGCTCAACCATCTGCAGAACGATCCGAGCCTGGCCGGGTTTGTCGCGTACAACCTCGGAATCGCTCAATTACAGGCCGGTAAACAACAAGAAGCGGTGGAGCAACTGAACAAGGCCGGACAGCTTTCGGCAAATGATCCCGCCGGCCTCGCGATCCGAGACAAGGCCAACCTGGTTCTTGGTTCCATCCTTTTCGAATCGGGCAACTTTGAGCGGTCTAAACAGGCACTCGACCGCGTCAGGCTCGATGGACCATTCTCAAACGAAGCTCTGCTGCGGGCCGGCTGGGCCGACACTTCGTCCAAGCAGTTTGACCGTGCGCTGGTCCCCTGGAATATTTTGGCGGACCGTGAGCCGACGGATGTCGCGGTTCAGGAAGCCCTGCTTGCCGTGCCGCATACATATGCCGACCTGAAGCTATATGGTCGCGCTGCGCTCACTTATGGTCGCGCGCTCGAGACATACAGTGGCCAAATCGAAAAGATTGACGCATCCATCAATAGCATCAAGGAAGGGCTGTTTCTCAAAGCTCTGATCCGCGAGGAAAGCCGCGAGGACCAAACCTGGGTCATCCGTTTGCGCGGCCTTCCCGGTGCGCCGGAAACTTACTACCTGATGGCGCTCATGGCGTCTCACGACTTCCAGACCGCGTTGCACAACTACCTCGATCTTGAGGACCTGCGGTCGAAGCTCACGGGCTATCAAACCAGCCTTGAGGCGTTCGACGATATCATCCGGCTGCGTAAACAAAACTACGAGCCGCTGCTGCCGGAGATAGACGCCAAGTTTCGAGAACTGGATTCGCGGATGCGCGTGCGGCTCCAGCAGCGCAAAGAATTTGATGATCGCTTGCACGCCATGCTGATCGCGCCGCGCCCGGATTTTCTGGCAACCCCGGACGAGCGGACCGCCAGCGAGCGCATCGCAGTCATTGAAAAACAGATCGGCAACTCTGACAGTCCCGAAGCACTCGCGCTTCGCCAGCGCCTGGCACGCCTGCGTGGTGTGCTCACTTGGCGCGTGGAAACCGAGTACCCCAAGCGGCTGACTGCGGCATTTGACCACCTCAACGAATTAAATACCCAGGTCGATGTTCTCAACCAGCAGCACGAAGCGTTTGTCAGAACGAGGCAGGCGGCGACGCACAGTTACGTCGGATACGACGCGCAGATTGCGCAGCTCCGTAAACGCGTTGGCAGCGCATTAAAGAATGTCGATCTCTTGATGGCCCGGCAGGGAGAGATGATTGAGAACGTCGCCATCAACCAGCTTGAGGCCCGCCGTGACCGCCTGGTGGCCCAGCAGATTCAAGCCCGCTTCGGCGTTGCCGATAGCTACGACAGAGCTTCGCGTGCCCAGTCTGGCGGAGGAGGACGATGA